In Drosophila busckii strain San Diego stock center, stock number 13000-0081.31 chromosome 3R, ASM1175060v1, whole genome shotgun sequence, the sequence CTAAAGTGTCAGCGCTAGCTTCAGAGAAGGATGTCATCTTGGCGCGCATAGATGAGCTTCCCGCCTGGGTCTACTTTCCGGACGTGGAGCGTGCCGAATGGTTAAATAAGGTGAGTTACAGGCCTTGTAGCTTAAGCTCAAACATCATTTacagctgcttgctttttacAGATTTTAAAGCAGGTCTGGCCCAATGCCAATCACTTTGCGCGCACTCTGGTGAAGGAAACAATTGAGCCCAATGTCGCCTTGGCATTGTCGCAGTACAAGATGAATGGCTTTCGCTTTGATCGTATTATACTGGGTACCATTCCACCACGCATTGGGGGTGTGAAGATCTATGACAAGAACGTTGATCGCAATGAGATTATAATGGATTTGGACTTATTTTATGCCAGCGACTGTGACATTAACTTTTATCTGGGCGGAATGAAGGGTGGAATTAAGGACTTTCAAATACATGGCTGGGTGCGGGTGGTGATGAAGCCGCTAATTCGCTCGATGCCACTCGTGGGTGGCCTGCAAATCTTTTTCCTCAACAATCCCAATATTGACTTTAATCTGGTGGGAGTCATAGACTTTATGGATATGCCCGGTCTGTCCGATCTGCTGCGCCGGATTATTGTCGAGCAGATAGGCAATGTAATGGTGTTACCCAACAAACTGCCCATATCGCTGAGCGAGGAGGTATCTGCCGTGGCCCTTAAAATGCCAGAGCCAGAGGTAACGCAAGCTATTCACTTTAATTTCCAAGCAGTCACTGCTAATGTAAATGCTTCGTTTTTTCAGGGTCTGCTACGCATACACGTTGTGGAGGCTAAGAACCTCATGAAGAAGGACATAAGCGTGCTGGGCAAGGGCAAGTCCGATCCTTATGCCATTATCAACGTGGGCGCCCAGGAGTTCCGCACGCAGATTATTGATAACAATGTTAATCCAAAGTGGGACTATTGGTGTGAGGTATGTACTAGGCTGGCTGCTACGAAACTCGCTTTGCTGTTACtgtagtttgtttttgctgcatgctacacacacacacacacacccacacccacacaactATACACTGCACACAGtgaaagacacacacacacacaaatacacacttACTTTTCGTTGTTTGCTGTAGTTGCTTTCtttcatttatgtttttatctGTTCATTTTGATTTCCATGCATATTTCCCTTGACTTTTATGTACGCGTACTATTTTGTTTGTACGTCTGGCCTGAAACTAGACGCCAGTTTTTATTGAAATGGGTCAATGGGTTGACATACAGTTAAGGGACTCGGATGACTCCAAGAAAGATGAAAACCTTGGCAGGTAAGCTATATAAAGTAACAACTGAGCATAATTCCCATGCAAAGCCCAATCCCCACAAGCCCCAAGTCCTTTGCAAAAGAACACCATATACAATGTGAGTTCCAATagctaaaaactaataaatgtttgcatgcTCTGGCGCtaactttagtttatatacctgaaaattggttttattgtttattgtttcaCTGCtccttgtttttgttttgttgtgtatctatgtatctctctctctctctctctctcttcacaCTTACTTTCTACTCTACACAATTGTTTTTCTAGGCGTGTATTTTTACTACCATTAACCATTTGGTTGGTTTTTCTTTGTGGGACTATGATCAGAGTATGCCAGGCGTACAGGCCGATGATGTGTTGGGCAGGTTGTATTTCTGCATGTGatagtatttgtttataaactccTCTTGCTTGCACTCATTTCTTTCTCTCTGACTAAacataaaaacagcaaacagacaGCAAGTGAATCTGAATTGTCCTAATGTGACTATTAACAgccttaaattcaattttgagtTCAAAGAAGTTTTCAATTGAttagtaatttataatttaaataaattgtaaaactcAATTGCCTTGATATAAACATTAACCTCTCAATTTAAAACTAACTGACCACAAGTGCTACCCATAAATATGACTAATACTAATACAAGCACTGCAtgctcccacacacacattcacacttATGAACACCTAGCATGCTGAATATAGTGCGTAGTTTGATTTACATGACCCACtgtaaattatacaaacaaacattagcCGTACATATCGTAGACTTTTGGCTGCTAACATATATTAATGCAATGTCTTCCAAAATGCCCATTGCTATTGTTAATGACTGAACGGATCAGGCTGTGGTTGAGGTCTCACAACGGGCCATACTGGTGTTTAGACTCTTTGATTGGGACAGAACCAGTGATGACGAATCGCTTGGCAGGTTAGGCAAATCGTCATCAATCcaacacacaaatacaataGACAAGAATGAGTACTCAGCGAAAACTCATGAGAAAACTAACACTCCAAAATCTACTTACAATGATCAACCgtcgttttatttttgaccTATAACCTGCTTAAAGACACTTTtatactataaaaaataatgctaaTACTAATagtaaatttatacatttatgcaGAGCATCCGTTGATGTGGCAAGTGTTATCAAAAAGGGTGTGCTAGATACTGTAAGTATGGCCAAAGTTCTAAAACcttagcaaaaattaatttttgatttatctCTTCAGTGGCTCGCTTTGGAGGATGCCAAGCACGGTGATCTGCATGTCCGCTTGCAATGGTATAAACTTACGCCCGACCCCAATGATCTGCAACAAATATTGCTGGAAACGCAGTTACTGCGAGTGACCACCATGAGTTCGGCCGTGCTGAGCGTTTTCATTGACTCGGCCAGGCATTTGAAGCAAGCACGCGCCAACTCGAAGCCCGATCCTTATCTGGTGTGCAGCGTCAACAAGCAGAAGAAACAAACTGCCATGATCTTGCGCGATGATTCGCCTGTCTGGGAGCAGGGATTTACCTTTTTGGTTACCAATCCAGACAATGAAtgcttaaacattaaaatattcgATCAAAAAACTGGCAATGATATTGGCCAATATACTTACAATCTTAGCGCGCTGATCAAACAGTTTAATATGGAAATTATACAGCAGCCATTCCAATTGCAAAAGTCCGGACCGGAATCAAAGCTATACATGTCTTTATCACTGCGCATTCTAAAGGCTGGCGAAATCGAAGAGGATACTGAGGGCTCCGAACAGGCGGCCATCACACGTAGCAGCTCGGTGAAAGTACCTGATGCAATAATTGTGGCGCCGGCGACAAATAAGGTTAgtaataaacatatatgtgtaACTACCTggttttaaaactaaatgtcAACTCTGCCTCAGGATGCTCAAGCGAATGGCAAGCGTCTTTCCACAGAATCGCCTATTAGCGAGGAGGAGCCCATGAAGCCCAGCAGCGGTGCTCTTTCCGCTTCTGCCTCATTGGAAAAGCCAATCAGTGAGATCGCCAGCTCAGTGCTGACGCATCGCATGCCTGAACTAGTTTCCTCGGCTGGTGATCATGGACTAGGACGCATACAGCTATCAATAATTTACTCTGCACAACGTCAGAAATTGGACATAACCATTCACAAGATTATGAATATACCGCTGCGTGATCCCAGCAGCATACCTGATCCCTATGTGAAGCTGTATTTACTGCCTGGCCGCAGCAAGGAGTCCAAGCGCAAGACGAGCGTCATAAAGGACAATTGCAATCCGGTTTATGAAACATCCGTCGAATATGTTATCTCAATTAGCGAACTTAGGCACACGTCACTCGAGGTTACGGTCTGCACGCAAAAAGGTTTTCTCTCCAGCGGCAGTCCGATCATTGGCATGGTATGTAACCAAATTCAACCCCTATCTGGGTCTACCTGCGCTTAAGCGTTGCAACTGCATGCTAATAATTCCCAGCTACGAATTCCTCCTGCTCAACGTATAAATAGCTGCATTTTCATGAAACATTCGTTCTTGCTTCGGCAGAACATATACTAAAATTGGAACGATACAGAGAAGATTAGCATGGCCCCTGCGCAAGGATGACACGCAAAATCGTGAAGCGTtccacattttttttgctgtgctaacttctttttcttttctctaTCTTTACAGCTCAAAATTCCCTTGGATGATGCTGAGATTACCACTACGGCTGGCCTAAAGTCTTGGTACGATTTGGAACCGGAACATAAGCATGATTAAGAGATAGTCGTGCGGAATCTCAAACTCAGCACAATCAACTGAACACTAAACACTTTTTTATAACTTGCACTGAAATCCGTTTTGTATATCTGTTGAATGTagaaattacattttttatttatttgtgaaaaaaaataatctcTTGGGCTTAGTTAAGTCTACCAAAAGTCTCGTAGTTGTGCCTCTAAACCTCTCTATTTTagtcaaataaaatgtgtgtttCCTAAACTAaaagtgttttttattaagtaaGGAACTGCTAAGAAATaagctttgaaatatttgaaaagtaaaaatattttcatcgAAAATCAagaaacatatacatatatatgttaatttaaatatttctatattctATACTGATGAGAACTTAAGTAAAGGTTTGAATTTGGCTGAAAATTCATGTTATTCGAAGTTTATTGGtctacttaaaattaattaaattgtgtacAGCTTACCGTAAAATAAGTTATAATAAGAAGTAAAAACtactgaaaataaattacaatccTACAAATTCACCCCGGAACtacattaataaacaaatatgtacatacatacacaagtGACCCTCAAACTGTTATCATAACATTTTCACTCACATTAACAGGAACATAACATTTGCACTCACATTAACAGGAACATAAAATTTTCACTCACATTAACAGAAACGACTTGAACTTTTGCACAACGTTATAATTCCCAACTACTGATTCCACCGTCTCTTCGTATAAATAACAGATTTTTCATACAACATTCGTTCTTGCTTCGGCAGAACATATACTAAAATTGGAACGATACAGAGAAGATTAGCATGGCCCCTGCGCAAGGATGACACGCAAAATCGTGAAGCGTTccacatttttttgctgtaccTGCTCCCAACTTATAAGGAcaattgttttagttttttgttgctatcgccatttatttgtagtttaaGTAGTTAAATTTggaattgaatatttatgtagGTATATAGACATTGTGTTTGCAGGTTGACATTCATAAATGTAGAGTGTGTACTTAagttaatgtttaaataattggtgtagcatatacatatattaatataaatccTTAGTATTTTCGCTGCATCttttatacataataattatgttttttctTAGATTTTTACAGTTGCGCCTCAAGGCATagataatttgtaattttcaacacagttttgttaaatttgttggACACCACATTACAAGTTACACCTTGCAggcaatttcaaaataaaactagaAAAGTtcggtaaaagaaaatattaatgaaaGTGCACTGCAAGGCTGAAGATTatataataaagttaattcaatttttgtttcatatcTAATTAGAAAATACATTGTGTATTTTCAATGGACACATCATTTCATTGTTCAAGTTTTGAGGTAGTTTATCCTTTGTCGTATTACAATTACGTTAAtgtttacattattattatttgatatacatgtatagcatataaaaaatggtAAATATgaagcacatttatttaaagcacacAATTCTATTATACATAGTCATAATGCTTATGTACTTATGGTTTTCATTCGTATATGTCtaactgtatgtatgtatgcgtgtatatatatatatatacgtatatatatttagtatgcTTGTTACACATATTAAACACTGAGGAACTGTCGTGCTTACTTCAATGCCACATGGTTTGCattcaatcaatttgcatatgtatgtatgtatatatgtttgtatatagaCAAAGAGAACACTAATTCTAAGCTAGTCGCTTTGCTTGCGCTTGTACTTTGTGTGTTTCAtggttaaatttaatttttttttgtttttttcatttcgttaACATTTATGTTGAATTCATATTCATATCACTTATGGATTTGAAGCTCCTAAAACATGAATTTGAAAAACCCTAAAAAACTCAAATGGCAAtcttaaatatatgcatatgcgtTCAAAATTTCTTAAGTTGtatgttgtgttttgtttttttttttttttaattttaaagcctAGTCTAAGtactacaatttgttttgtcacGTGTCCAACTCTGTGGACGATACGACGAGTGCCTAAAGTTCTAAGTTTTTAACTTGAATCACTTTGTATTTTCGTTCTCACTAACAAcgccagcaaacaaaagcaaccgAAGCCATAAgcattgtatgtatgtagttaagggatttgaaagttttttagaatgttttgaattgaatttacgTTTTGATATCAACTGAACACAAATTGTTACGCAACAAATAGcagttttaactttttaaatggTAACCactaaatatacatatatggaAAGCCCAAAAACGCAAGTCCTTATAACACAAAAGACTCAATACAAATATCACAAAATTAGCATCGAAGCAGAGCAAAacatcaaaataaaagtaaatacaatttttgaaaataagcataataaaactcaaaatatgtttcagttttgtttggttggtttttttttttgtgtttttgtatttgtaaacTTAATTTGTATGTACGAAATGGAAAACGCAAACCGCaaagaaatttaagcaaatgaaattaatttaagatttCAAACTGTATGtatgcttgtttgtttgcatgtggtttttaaaaataataaattacgaATTAAGATATTATATTGAAGGtatttcatatgcaaatcGTTTATGGGTataacttaaaattatttacgtaGTAGCTAATAGAAATAAGATTTTCCAACAGAATGTATACAtgaacaaaaatcaaaagcatacaaagagaaattaaaattatatcaCCACGCATATCATATGATTATAATAGTAAACTATAaaatagtaattaaaatatgtttataaaatagcATAATAAAAGTATTAATAATGCATAAGACTAGCAAAATAAtaggcaaacaataaatttccTTCAACTTGGGCGCAAACAGAAACTTAAAGATTGACAATATCTAGCTATTGTATGCATCTGCACATGTGTATGATACCAACAAACATAATATTATAAGATAAAAGCTCTGGTATTTTagtgaaattaataaaacttatgGCTAAACATTGAACCAATTTATAcattgttttaatatatagatattCATAGATATAGATGTAGCATtcaaacttaaacaaataaatcgcagctgtatatatatatatatgtgtgttatATTTCATTGCAAAAGCTAAGTTTCATGATTCAAATCAAAACTTATGTCGTAAACAGGTAAAACTGGTAGCTAATTCCTAAACGCATTTCAATTTACGAAACGCCTTTGCCGTCCTGCCTGCAATGCATCTTaacaaaaattcttaaaagctaaacaattaGGGttcttaataattttgtttttatggttGCCTCtttctttacattttgtttcgtttcatttgctgtacattttgcatatatgtatgtatacatttcAGGAAATTTCTTTGTAGTTTTGCGCGCGCTGGCCAAAATAatgtgtaattaaatttgtattctttttactttttagttaTTTGTCTGCAGTAAACAACGCCAGGCTCTTAAATCACAGTTACATATCTTTCACTTCCTTTCTCTCtaacattcacattcacattcatATTTATCACTCATGCAAGCAGATTTATTGTTTGGTTAATTGGTAGTTGGATTGGTTTGAATTGATTGGTTTTGTAAGCGAGGGCAATGCTACTTGCTAATTATGCTTAAGTTTATTGTTGATGGGCGGTtcgtatttgttgttgcttctggtATTTTTGGCCTATGACTTGCGCAGCTCCTCCAGTCCACCATTTGGCATGCCACCGCGCATATTTTCCAAAACCTTGTTCACAAAATCAGTGGAACCACCTGCAACGCGTATGCCAGCTAAAAGTAACGAAAGTCTTTAAAATGTACCTTGAGCGCGAAACAAATTTAACTTACCTGAGGCGGTGCCGTAAATGCGTTGAATTTGCTGATCCACATCCTCAGTGGATTCGCCCAAACTTTGTGTGCGTTGCTTCAGTGCCAAAGCCTGCTTAAGCTCGGCAATGCCATTGATAAGGCGCTCTGTTAACAATGTGAACAAACattaaagtataaacaaaagtattgTGTAGTTTAGACACTCACTATGCTCTATTTCCAATCCAAAAAGCTTGATCTTGTTGGCCTCATGCTGAGCCTTCTTCTTCAGGCGGCAGGCGCGCGAGGCAAGCTTGTTCTTTTCTTTGCGCGACTTGGGGCGCACATTGAAGGGCAGCTCCGACACAGGCGTCATGTCATTGATCGTGCGACTCAGCTTATCCAGTTCCTTGCCAATGCTGTGCAATTTACGTGCGTTTGGGGTCAAATCGTTGCCATCACCCTTGCGAGCCTTGCCGCTATGCTATTTGCATAAAGTTGAATGAGTCATTAGGTAAAGTTAACAATGATTATGCAGACAACATACCTTATAGACCTTAATGCCACGCACGGAACAGTTGGGACTGAACACCGGATCGGCGACTTCGTTGAGCACATGCGGATCCTCTAGCTTGGATTGAAATACCAGCCGCTTGCCCTTGGGTCCCTTTGCCTGCACATTGTACTGCCAGAAGAAGCGCTCCTTtcccttgctgctgcttagctgATTTGGTGTCGATGTGCGTGTTTCATCCTCATCCCCAGAGCCACCTACCATAATAGTAGCAgtagtatatatttaatttatttagttagagTTAGCTGTAAATTAGCACTCACCATCGCTGCTAAAATCATCATAGTTATCGCTATTCTCGCTCGAaacatcatcgtcatcatcttGGGAGAAATCAATGCCATCTGGCGAAAGCACACTGCCTGTGCTCAGTGACGAGTAGCTCTCGGCCTCGGCCAATGAGCCAGTGGATAATAAATGCTGACGCGGCTCACGTCGCATCCAAATATCCAAGCATCCGTGCGTGGGCGCCGACGATGACAGGCGTGACAGCTGTGAGCTCTCAACAGCGCCTGGATAGCCCAGAGACTTGCGAACGCTgcctgctgcgccagctgtAACAACAACCTGACCTTGAGCAGCTGTGGTGCTGTTGGCACTGCCAaagccactgctgctgccgcccgGACTTAGGGCTGCCGACTGACTAAGCAAGGAGTGACGCTCCGGTGGCGAAGGCATAAGTCCCTTCTTCATCAGCTCCTGCATGTTGCGCGATTTGACCAGAGGATATTGTGTACGATTGGCATGTGGTATGGGCGGTGGTGTTAATGGCGACTGCGAGGCCTGACTGCCTGGCGAGAAACTTGAGCCCAGCTGCTGCGTGGGCTTCTGTGGTGTGCTATGGAATAGCTCATAGCTATCCTGCtgtgggtgctgctgctgctgctgctgttgttgttgttgactttgtgTGAGCAACGTttgcaactgctgttgctgttgttgttgctgctgctgctgctgcaacaactcTAGCGGTGGCATGCCAAGCGCATCGGGCGTCTGTGACTGCGGCGAAAGCAAAAAGTTGACATTCTGTGTTTCATTTACGGCTGGCAACATGTCCTCAAAATTGCCCATGACATCTAGAAAATCGCTGCCATTCAGATCGCACAAATCGGCATTCTGTATCTCGGCTTTGTCGTTGGGAAATATATAATCATCGTCTAAATTAAATGGCTCGTGTTTGGTATGCACAATGGCGCTATTTATATCACTCCACATGGCATTCGAATTGGGCGTCATTTCATAAAGCAGACCACCGTTGACTGCATCCTGTAGCAGCGCCTGCTCCTGCACCACGTTCAAATTGAGACTGGCGCTTAAATCTGCGGTGGCTGTATAATAGCCAGAAACGCTGCCAGCAACGTcattggcgctgctgctgtatagCGTTGTGTTGAGCGGCGAGTGAGACGCGCCCAGGCTAACATCCTGTATTAGCGTGGGCGAGAGTGAGGCGGCGTCCAGCGCATCTAGGCCATAGTCCGATAGCTCGCCCAGCTGCAACGCTTGAGAATGCGAATgcgactgctgttgttgctgttgctgctgctgctgctgctgctgcaatgtttgttgatgatgttgcGCCATGCTGGGCAAACTGTGCAAATGATGCTGACGCAGCGAGGATGTCAAGGTGGGCGTCTCACTCAGCTGTTGATACggatgatggtgatgatgaGAATTACTGCTGCGTGGTATACTTATGGCTGTGGTGCTCAGCATTACATTCGATGTGTAGCTTGTAATGGCATtcgtattgttgttgctgttgctgctgctgctgctgttgttgttgttgttgttgttgttggtgttattgttgttgctatagctACCAGTGTTTATGGTCAGAGTGGGCGTGCCCAGCGAGTACAGTTCAAACTTAAGaggattgctgctgctgttggagcCACTGTCAAAGAATTCCGATGACATGGAATACAATTGATTCTCAGTCATTGCGTTAGGCTAAAGAGATCAGATCAGTGGGAGGAAGTTGGCAAACCGCCGTCAATGCTTCCCCAACTGTAAGAGTGTGTAGTGTGCGCTTGGCGCGCACGCGCTGAGCTGCGCTGTTACTGCGCTGTTAACTTTACAGTACCTGCAACGATAAAGAGAAAGAGATTAGAATTATGTTAATAGTTTATTAAGGCAAATTCAAGGCAATCAACGTTTAATAACTGTTCAGCTCActgcattttaatgaaatgatttataaattcttgAATACATGTTAGCACTAGGTCACCCCATCTTCTATCAACTCCAACCAAGCAAGCGCATTTGCAGTTGGCCATAAAGATAACAATTGATAatgttatttataacatttttcaaatctgtttaaatttgttgtgctcGCCATTATTATCAGAAAACAACACCAAAGCACTTCCCCACGTTCCCATGCGAAAAGGGCACTCagaacaatcaaaacaaatccCAAATTAGCAAGTggcaaaaacaagaaaataagccaaaaacaaactaaacaacaaatgatGCATAAGAAAacagcgaaaataaaaaagaactaTGCCAAAATGAGTAagctacttttattttatttttcttggtatatttgttattcagttttgctttttcgtTGGCCAGTTGAGTGGTCTACAAGcatgttattgttttattcttatttgtttttgtttttttgctgtgcagtataaatattaattcgTTTGTTTACAAAAAGACGCAACGAAATTTCTGGTTCATTCAATGATCGTAAATTTTGTGGagaaaaatgcatttagtATCTGGGATTATAAAATTTGGTGCGGCGCATTAAAGCCGACAAGTTTTTAagctcttttaatttaataaaaatgtttagttttaaaataaaattgaatatatttatagaacaGTGGTTCTCTGTTCTCTTAGTAAACCCCAGAATTCATTTTAtctggtttttttttctaatttatgcGTCTACAAAGTCGGAAGTTTGAATAAATGCTGTACCATAAATTCATAATACGAACATTATatcaaaatttatgtacatctatgtatgtaaaatCAACGGCCGTAAAGTTTTAATCAGTGTCCGCCATCTAGACCTCGAAATTAATATCACTCGCTGTCTATCTCACTCTCCCTCGGCTTATCTCGCTTCATAAAGCATTTGTTAGTTAATCGCAAAATTGTGGACTCTTGATAGCAGTTGAGTTACAACAAACCAAACATTCTCTATCCGTAGCTCAAGGTCAACCAAGAACAGACCCAAACAACCCAAGCTGGCAACTGGAAGTACTAAAGCGACACTCAAACGAGCACGAGAAgacaaatacaacaataacaacaagcacatACTACTTTAGCTAAGTGATATGCTTGTTTCTCTGGTTTCTTTACATTATATTTCTCTATGCGCCCCACCCGCCTCGCGTAaccatttaaattgtttaatattcgTCAAAGGTTGCCGAACGCGTCGAAGGCCAAACAATTttgagtttgtgttttttttttatttattttttattttaacgaACAAAAAGCGATCCCTATATACTACTTATAAATAGGAACCATATGTAGTATGTGCAAAGCCAAACGAATAACTggtcataaaaaaatacaaaaaagaatatttattacaaatttgttaataaaaattaacaaaaaaaaaaaagaaaaatacaacaaaattgagTGGCATGAACTGAAAAaggcaagcaaacatttttatttgctgtagaGAAGAGCGTGAAGAGTGGAGATAGAAGAACGCGAAAAAAGCTAAACATGTctaaatatacacatacatacatacatacatacatgtttattgtatgtatgtaattatcATGCAGAacccacacacaagcacacgcaAGTTAATGAACGCAAAATGTTTGAAGAGGAAGAACGACAAAACAAGGGAACATCTGATTCAAAACAAATGATAACAAAAAGCTTTCATTTCTACATATAGCATTATAGAGTCTCTGAATTAGAcataaactttattaatttcgAACATAAACAACATAACAAATGGTTcttatgcatatacatatgtatgtatgtatgcatgcgtTTAAGTAATGCGGAACAAGTTTGTATT encodes:
- the LOC108603912 gene encoding protein CREBRF homolog; the protein is MTENQLYSMSSEFFDSGSNSSSNPLKFELYSLGTPTLTINTGSYSNNNNTNNNNNNNNSSSSSNSNNNTNAITSYTSNVMLSTTAISIPRSSNSHHHHHPYQQLSETPTLTSSLRQHHLHSLPSMAQHHQQTLQQQQQQQQQQQQQSHSHSQALQLGELSDYGLDALDAASLSPTLIQDVSLGASHSPLNTTLYSSSANDVAGSVSGYYTATADLSASLNLNVVQEQALLQDAVNGGLLYEMTPNSNAMWSDINSAIVHTKHEPFNLDDDYIFPNDKAEIQNADLCDLNGSDFLDVMGNFEDMLPAVNETQNVNFLLSPQSQTPDALGMPPLELLQQQQQQQQQQQQLQTLLTQSQQQQQQQQQQHPQQDSYELFHSTPQKPTQQLGSSFSPGSQASQSPLTPPPIPHANRTQYPLVKSRNMQELMKKGLMPSPPERHSLLSQSAALSPGGSSSGFGSANSTTAAQGQVVVTAGAAGSVRKSLGYPGAVESSQLSRLSSSAPTHGCLDIWMRREPRQHLLSTGSLAEAESYSSLSTGSVLSPDGIDFSQDDDDDVSSENSDNYDDFSSDGGSGDEDETRTSTPNQLSSSKGKERFFWQYNVQAKGPKGKRLVFQSKLEDPHVLNEVADPVFSPNCSVRGIKVYKHSGKARKGDGNDLTPNARKLHSIGKELDKLSRTINDMTPVSELPFNVRPKSRKEKNKLASRACRLKKKAQHEANKIKLFGLEIEHKRLINGIAELKQALALKQRTQSLGESTEDVDQQIQRIYGTASAGIRVAGGSTDFVNKVLENMRGGMPNGGLEELRKS